One stretch of Candidatus Eisenbacteria bacterium DNA includes these proteins:
- a CDS encoding DUF362 domain-containing protein gives MELADLRAELSPDRLTLLKVNISWQVYYPAVSTSPWQLEGVIRALLDGGFSKDRILAAQNSTVVVDPHLGLKTNKLEPVLDRFGIRSIWLNDKESEADWVRYEPKGKMLVLRDVYPDGLMIPKTLIGANIIHLPTLKTHVFTEITGAMKNAFGGLLHLKRHWTHSVIHETLVDLLVIQKEIHPAIFAVMDGTISGDGPGPRAMRLRETNLILASRDQVAIDATAAKLMGFDPLTIRFIRLAHEAGLGKGDPREIDLVGDDVSNVNLHYSRNENTFASKGQKLIYHGPLKPLEGLLLRSPLVPWSFAASRLYHDGYWYPFVGKGRKRTIMKSEWGRLFREYEPKGQE, from the coding sequence ATGGAGCTGGCGGATCTCCGCGCCGAGCTCTCGCCCGACCGGCTGACGCTCTTGAAGGTCAATATCTCGTGGCAGGTCTACTACCCGGCAGTCTCCACGAGCCCCTGGCAGCTCGAGGGCGTCATCCGGGCGCTCCTCGATGGCGGGTTCTCGAAGGACCGCATCCTCGCCGCCCAGAACTCCACCGTCGTGGTCGATCCCCACCTCGGGCTCAAGACCAACAAGCTCGAGCCGGTGCTCGACCGGTTCGGGATCCGCTCGATCTGGCTGAACGACAAGGAGAGCGAGGCCGATTGGGTCCGCTACGAGCCGAAGGGGAAGATGCTCGTGCTCCGCGATGTCTATCCCGACGGGCTCATGATTCCCAAAACCCTGATCGGCGCGAATATCATCCACCTGCCGACGCTCAAGACCCACGTCTTCACCGAGATAACCGGTGCGATGAAGAACGCGTTCGGAGGGCTGCTTCACTTGAAGCGCCACTGGACCCACAGCGTGATTCACGAAACCCTGGTCGACCTCCTGGTCATCCAAAAAGAGATCCACCCGGCAATCTTCGCCGTCATGGACGGGACGATCTCGGGGGACGGGCCCGGGCCGAGGGCCATGCGCCTTCGCGAAACGAATCTGATCCTGGCCTCCCGCGACCAAGTGGCGATCGACGCGACCGCGGCCAAGCTGATGGGGTTCGACCCGCTGACGATCCGGTTCATCCGCCTGGCGCACGAAGCGGGCCTGGGGAAGGGCGACCCCCGCGAGATCGACCTCGTCGGCGACGACGTCTCGAACGTGAACCTCCATTACTCCCGAAACGAGAACACCTTCGCGTCGAAGGGGCAGAAGCTCATCTACCACGGACCTTTGAAGCCGCTCGAGGGGTTGCTACTACGTAGTCCGCTGGTGCCGTGGTCGTTTGCAGCCAGCCGCCTCTACCACGACGGATATTGGTATCCATTCGTGGGCAAAGGCCGGAAACGGACGATAATGAAATCAGAATGGGGACGACTCTTCCGGGAATACGAGCCGAAGGGTCAGGAATAA
- a CDS encoding acetyl-CoA C-acetyltransferase gives MGGISSMTAPQLGAIAIREAVKRAGADPAQIDEVLMGNVVQAGVGQAPARQAAIHGGIPDTVPAMTVNKVCGSGLKAVMLAAQAIRAGDADVIVAGGMESMSNAPYFLPKARSGYRLGNGELVDGVIHDGLWDSFNNFHMGSAAELIARKFKVTREEQDRFSVESNQKAVRAQKEGAFKDEIVPVMIPQKKGDPKCFCVDERPRPDASMESLGKLRPAFEKEGTVTAGNAPGLNDGASAVVVMSGDAVKRTGAKPMARVNGYAAGGTAPEMVFYAPVIAVRKLAEKMGRKTDQWDLIEANEAFAVQAIVDARELGWDPAKLNVRGGAVALGHPIGASGARILTTLLYSMRDRKAKSGLATLCLGGGNAVALSVEAV, from the coding sequence ATGGGCGGAATCTCGTCCATGACCGCGCCGCAGCTCGGGGCGATCGCGATCCGGGAAGCGGTGAAGCGCGCCGGCGCGGATCCGGCGCAGATCGACGAGGTCCTCATGGGGAACGTGGTCCAGGCCGGCGTTGGCCAGGCGCCCGCGCGCCAGGCGGCGATCCACGGCGGCATCCCCGACACGGTCCCCGCGATGACGGTCAACAAGGTCTGTGGCTCGGGCCTCAAGGCGGTCATGCTGGCCGCGCAGGCGATCCGCGCCGGCGACGCCGACGTGATCGTGGCCGGCGGAATGGAATCGATGTCGAACGCGCCCTACTTCCTGCCGAAGGCGCGGAGCGGCTACCGGCTCGGAAACGGCGAGCTGGTGGACGGCGTGATCCACGACGGGCTCTGGGATTCGTTCAACAACTTCCACATGGGAAGCGCCGCCGAGCTGATCGCGCGGAAATTCAAGGTCACGCGCGAGGAGCAGGACCGCTTCTCGGTGGAGAGCAACCAGAAGGCGGTCCGGGCGCAGAAGGAAGGCGCCTTCAAGGACGAGATCGTGCCGGTGATGATCCCCCAGAAGAAGGGCGACCCGAAGTGCTTCTGCGTCGACGAGCGTCCCAGGCCCGACGCCTCGATGGAGAGCCTCGGGAAGCTCCGTCCGGCGTTCGAGAAGGAAGGGACGGTCACGGCCGGCAACGCGCCGGGCCTGAATGACGGCGCCTCGGCGGTCGTGGTGATGTCCGGCGACGCCGTCAAACGGACGGGCGCGAAGCCGATGGCCCGCGTGAACGGATACGCGGCGGGCGGAACGGCGCCGGAGATGGTGTTCTACGCTCCGGTCATCGCGGTGCGGAAGCTGGCCGAGAAAATGGGCCGGAAGACGGACCAGTGGGATCTGATCGAGGCGAACGAGGCGTTCGCGGTCCAGGCGATCGTGGACGCGCGGGAGTTGGGCTGGGATCCGGCCAAGCTCAACGTGCGGGGCGGCGCCGTGGCGCTCGGGCACCCGATCGGAGCGAGCGGCGCGCGCATCCTGACGACCCTCCTCTACTCGATGCGGGACCGGAAGGCCAAATCGGGCCTGGCCACGCTTTGCCTGGGCGGCGGGAACGCGGTGGCGTTGAGCGTCGAGGCGGTTTGA
- a CDS encoding 3-hydroxybutyryl-CoA dehydrogenase, whose translation MPTATATRPVVVAGAGTMGSGIAQVFAASGRQVLLVDPVETALKKGLGVIEKSLGRLVDKGTIDSKAREETLRRISVQEAGFPFAECAIAVEAVPERPDLKKSVFQMLDQKLPPGAILATNTSSISVTELAAATRRPARFVGMHFMNPVPIMQLVEIVRGLETSDETVAETVDLARALGKVPVVVADRPGFVSNRVLMPMINEAAFALMEGVADREAIDTVMKLGMNHPMGPLALADLIGIDVCLDIMEVLHRGFGDSKYRACPLLRQMVAAGRLGRKSGRGFYEYP comes from the coding sequence ATGCCGACGGCAACCGCGACGCGCCCCGTGGTCGTGGCCGGCGCAGGGACCATGGGGAGCGGCATCGCGCAGGTGTTCGCCGCGTCGGGAAGGCAGGTCCTCCTCGTCGATCCGGTCGAGACGGCCTTGAAGAAGGGCCTCGGCGTCATCGAGAAGAGCCTGGGCCGGCTCGTCGACAAAGGGACGATCGATTCCAAGGCAAGGGAGGAGACCCTCCGGCGCATCTCGGTTCAGGAGGCCGGATTTCCGTTCGCCGAGTGCGCGATCGCCGTCGAGGCGGTCCCGGAGCGTCCGGACCTCAAGAAGAGCGTCTTCCAGATGCTGGACCAGAAGCTTCCGCCGGGGGCCATCCTCGCCACCAACACCTCCTCGATCTCGGTGACCGAGCTCGCGGCGGCCACGCGGCGACCCGCGCGCTTCGTCGGCATGCATTTCATGAATCCGGTCCCGATCATGCAGCTCGTCGAGATCGTCCGTGGTCTCGAGACGAGCGACGAGACCGTCGCCGAGACGGTGGATCTGGCGCGGGCGCTCGGCAAGGTTCCCGTCGTGGTGGCCGACCGGCCGGGCTTCGTGAGCAATCGGGTCCTCATGCCGATGATCAACGAGGCCGCCTTCGCCCTCATGGAGGGCGTCGCCGACCGCGAGGCGATCGATACCGTCATGAAGCTGGGCATGAACCACCCGATGGGGCCGCTCGCCCTGGCCGATCTCATCGGCATCGACGTCTGCCTCGACATCATGGAAGTCCTTCATCGCGGGTTCGGGGACTCCAAGTACCGGGCCTGCCCCCTGCTGCGCCAGATGGTGGCAGCCGGACGCCTCGGACGAAAGTCGGGCCGCGGCTTCTACGAGTACCCCTGA
- a CDS encoding acyl-CoA dehydrogenase — protein MNFELTEEQEMLRAAAREFAEGEIVPIAYQIDATEMIPDSLRKKLRENNFFSLLIPRDYGGVEVDAISYVLVMEELSRASAAVGITISVHNSVAAGPISMFGSAEQKAKWLPLLAERLLGAFALTEPGSGSDSAALSTRAVANDGCYVLDGAKTFVTNGNYADLFVLMARTSQELKHRGITAFLVERKSPGLKIGKTLEKMGIRGSDTVELTLERCCVPAENRLSEEGRGFRVAMQTLDGGRIGVAAQALGIAQAALDAAVRYARERVQFGKPISEFQAIQWMIADMKAQIEGARLLTLRAAWLKDQGLPHGPEASIAKLIASAAAREVTDRAVQIHGGYGYTKEFAVERYYRDAKVTELYEGTSEIQRIVIANSLLHPKDTKRAP, from the coding sequence TTGAATTTCGAGCTGACCGAAGAGCAGGAGATGCTGCGCGCCGCCGCGCGCGAGTTCGCCGAGGGCGAGATCGTGCCGATCGCCTATCAGATCGACGCGACCGAGATGATCCCAGACTCGCTCCGGAAGAAGCTCCGCGAGAACAACTTCTTCTCGCTTCTGATCCCACGCGACTACGGCGGTGTGGAAGTGGACGCCATCAGCTACGTCCTGGTGATGGAGGAGCTATCGCGCGCCTCCGCCGCGGTCGGGATCACCATCTCGGTCCACAACTCCGTCGCCGCGGGGCCGATCTCGATGTTCGGATCCGCGGAGCAGAAGGCCAAGTGGCTCCCGCTCCTTGCCGAGCGGCTCCTCGGGGCGTTCGCGCTGACCGAGCCCGGCTCGGGCTCGGACTCCGCGGCCCTGTCGACGCGCGCGGTAGCCAACGACGGGTGCTACGTCCTGGACGGCGCCAAGACCTTCGTGACCAACGGAAACTACGCCGATCTCTTCGTCCTGATGGCGCGGACCAGCCAGGAGCTGAAGCATCGGGGCATCACCGCGTTTCTCGTGGAGCGGAAGAGCCCCGGTCTGAAGATCGGAAAGACCCTCGAGAAAATGGGCATCCGCGGCTCGGACACGGTCGAGCTGACCCTGGAGCGTTGCTGCGTGCCGGCGGAAAATAGGCTCTCGGAAGAGGGCCGGGGATTTCGCGTGGCGATGCAGACGCTCGATGGAGGACGGATCGGGGTCGCGGCCCAGGCGCTCGGGATCGCGCAGGCCGCGTTGGACGCCGCCGTCCGCTACGCGCGCGAGCGCGTCCAGTTCGGGAAGCCGATCTCCGAATTCCAGGCCATCCAGTGGATGATCGCCGACATGAAGGCGCAGATCGAAGGGGCGCGGCTCCTCACCCTCCGCGCCGCGTGGCTCAAAGACCAGGGGCTTCCGCACGGGCCCGAGGCGTCGATCGCGAAGCTGATCGCCTCGGCCGCGGCGCGCGAGGTCACCGACCGGGCGGTGCAGATCCACGGCGGCTACGGCTACACGAAGGAGTTCGCGGTGGAGCGGTATTACCGCGACGCGAAGGTGACCGAGCTCTACGAAGGGACCTCCGAGATCCAGCGGATCGTGATCGCCAACTCGCTTCTTCATCCGAAGGACACGAAAAGGGCCCCGTGA